Sequence from the Alosa sapidissima isolate fAloSap1 chromosome 21, fAloSap1.pri, whole genome shotgun sequence genome:
acgcAGGAGCATGCCAGAGCcttaatgaagtgacagcttagtaaattccacgcagtaggccaaagcacagcgtttgctgcatagaaaaactcactagcctattagcgctttctttgtagccatacatccagccctgagtgttggcctggttgctagcttcttcaaactttgcaaactcagctgggtgttgttacaattgcgGCGCACGAGTGTATTTggcataaaatcggcatgtctcagactgaccggccggtcgccggtcatggccgttcacgtgaaaatcggccgattccggtcaccagccgatctatcagaccggtgtaacgttggtaaatcttccattgcacagaatgatttttgtagcacgtgcaacaaatgacagtcgaaagatacaattacagtgctgctatcaatttgcttggtataaccgcatttatagttttctacaaatgtaatcaatcaaattggcctccatcactcaaccaacgctaacggtaacattacctaggtcctttttgatagcctattataagatcgggggacgaaacgaaatgtttccgtaaaagtctagtggggctacatacccaccaaatttcatgtgcccgggtggttcggtgtcccgggtatcgttgaccaaaaattcaggaagtagatgacggaaaaaaataaactttgacaatccctatatgactgcttcgctagcttcgctagcggcggtcataataatacataattgCTGTATGATAGAATGGGTTATCAATCATGGTGGTGGACTCATAGATGAAAATCTAATCTCAGATTTGCAGGTGTTTAAAGAAGTTAAAAGTATCAACATTTGGGCAAGCATCGCTGTCTATCGTGCAATCACATAAGAGGCTACTCACTATATATTTGGAGCAATGTAGTGGATTTTTGCACACATCTTATCAGCCACCACCTCACTTGAAGTGGCTCTAGTATCTGCTCCTAGGACCACCCCATCCTGTGAAGAAACAGACACATAGACTACCACTATTTTAAGTGTTTTCAGACTTGTTACAACTAGTGTGAATTCACTACTGTAAATTCCCAGTTTCTTTTTAGGGCAATTCTACgcactgtcacatccatatcgccaactaaataccatggcattgtgttggcgttatggatgtgacagttttgcctTTAATCTAGCCTACTTATTCAATGCTTAGGTTACCTTACAAACAACTCCTGCGATGGTAGTCCCTGTTTTAAGTGGTCTAGGTGCCTTGACCTTCATCTCCCCAAGTAAACTCTCCAATCGAGCATTTCTGAAGATGACATGACCATAGGAAGCAGACCATGTTTAAAAGGCATATAGGCTATGCATGTCCACGATGGACAAACGCCATCACCAAAATGTAAAAACACATAGTACAAGTCCAACCAGACATTAAACGAACTGGCGCATTTGTTCAAGATgggctactttcacttttgaTATTAAGGCGCTATTGTTAACATAACGTTTGGCAAAAATAAGATAGGCTACCATATAGAACATGCTTTGCAAAATATATCAGAGAAAAGACCGGCTCACCCACCTCGTCGAATTTTCAAAGTTAAAACCTGTTACAGGTGTTTCAAGAACGTAAGACAGTGCCATGTTGGAGTACGATTTCCCCCCTTGTGAATGTTTGGCTCACCAATCCACCCCGCAATGCTTCCCAGCATCAAGCGAGGTCGCTGTGCCGTTTCAGCTGAGAAGAGGAAGGTAGTTGACAAGACAAGCCTACAATCTTGAAGAGGCTTATTTGACCGTCACTAAAAATGGACAGACATATTTCAAACTCGACAGTAAAAGGTGTCAGCACCGGAGTAAGTAGCCTGTCATAGCTTTCTTAGCCAAGTATTTGTCTGGTGTGATAAGGATAGCATGGTGTTGACATGTTGACAACTTTATGTCGCGTaaaattaaatagcctattacGACGAATAAGGATAGGATAACCTGTTTTACATATGCCTTCATATTCATTTACAAACGTCTGATTGGTGTTGTGTGTTAAAACAGGTCGATGCGGCGTTTAACTGGTCTAGATTTAACGAAATTAAAATAAACGAAATATAAGATGTTAACTTTCACTTTCGTATTTGTGCTAGAATTCTGCCTACATTAAGGTAAAATAGCCTACATGgattagttttatttttaatagcCTTAGACCTTGTTGATACTTTATCATCACAAAACCATTTGTTAGGCCTATAGGTTCATCCCCCATCTAGTCAATCTATTCAGTTCATACAGTCTAGTCACATTATTGAGCATTCAATCCAATTGaatgaagtaggctaggctaagcGTTAGGGTAAGAGCTGTCAGCGCATGAATGAACTAACTTAACTTATCCAGAATCATAAAAGATTAATGTGAAGCATGAGTAACTTCAAAATGAGGCAATAGGCATACATTTTCAaaattgtatttgtgtgtaactGATGCCCACATTACAATTAAATAAATTCATAGTTTCATTGTttgcatgtaggcctaggctagttaTCATTTGAGGTTTGTCCCAGCAATACTGGTTCCTTTATATTGTGTAGATGACAGCTTGTTTTCATCATCAATGGCTATATGTGTTAATGTCTCATTGTTTCCCTTTCAGACTACTATATTAGCAGTTAAATTCAATGGAGGAGTTATCTTGGGGTCTGACTCCAGGGCGTCCATGGGAGGGTAGGCCTAAATGTATAGTCCTAGTCATATATTGACCTACACATCTTGAAACACATGTTTTACTTTTTCCTCAACCTTTCTTTCAGGTCATATGTATCTTCCAAAACAATCAACAAGCTTATTCAGGTCCATGACAGGATATTTTGTTGTATTGCTGGTTCCTTAGCAGACGCACAGGCTGTTACAAAAATGGCAAAGTTCCAGCTATCTTTCCACAGGTTGGTTCCACCTTGACCATTGTTCTACTATTCCATAATGCTATCATTAAAAAGTCACCAAAATAGAGATGTGTTTGAGTGATTTTGTCTTGCTTTAGATTTTAGTCACGCCAGACCAAGAGCAGTTGCAACTCTTGGGAGTTTAGCATTACCTGGCTGTGAGGTTTAGCTATGTGGGCCCTGCCCCTTATGTAAGCACCGTGTTTTATTGTGCTCTATGTCCCTACTGAATTAAAAAGGCACTATGTAGAAAGAAAGGCCTTTTCATTACCAAATTCACACTGGTTATATGTCTCTGACAATTTAACTTCATTTAAATGTCTATCTCCAAAAATTCAGATAGTGGATACAATAAGAGTACATTAATACATTAAACTTGCTCTTGTCCCCTTTAAACCTCTATGCGGCAGTATCCAGATGGAGTCTCCTCCTCTTGTGAAGGCTGCTGCCTCTGTGATGAAGGAGCTGTGCTACCACAACAAAGA
This genomic interval carries:
- the psmb12 gene encoding proteasome 20S subunit beta 12, with protein sequence MDRHISNSTVKGVSTGTTILAVKFNGGVILGSDSRASMGGSYVSSKTINKLIQVHDRIFCCIAGSLADAQAVTKMAKFQLSFHSIQMESPPLVKAAASVMKELCYHNKDELQAGFITAGWDRKKGPQVYTVSLGGMLLSQPFTIGGSGSTYIYGYVDAKYKPDMSREECLQFATNAIALAIGRDNVSGGVVHLVVITEENVEHVVIPGDKLPKFHDE